AAAGTGGATTCACGTAGGAGATCTGCAGAAATGCTGACAGGGTGTGAAGAGGACTTAAATTCCCAACAGGGAGGCTCAGAAGGGGAAACAAAGGTAAGCGGAAGAAATGAAGTTTCTTGCAGTGATACCAGCCAAAATATCAGACCCAGCTGCGGTCGTGATTTCAATAGCACAGCGAGGCGGCCTACGTTTGATGTATTTCAGGTTTGTCTATCCTGATTTGGAGACACACTATACCATTTGTTAAAATAAGGATACATTGTACCACAAAAAGAACTGTAAGAACTTTTCAGAAGCataattaaaaagcaaagatttttatcaagtatttcttaaaaacaatgatacatatttttttataatgcattatggatttaaaaaaatttttttaactgctcttcctctccctctccagaTACCCTCTCCATCAATGCTTACAGCATGGTAAACATCTCTCCTTAATTTTCCTAATTTTCCATTAAGaattcaaatatatattgagtgCATTTTACAGTTTTACGAAACAACAATATGTGTTGATAATAGCAAATGTATTGTTAATACATATTGATAATGGCAGGTATATGATATGCTGTAACATAGATATGATGAACTTATTCAACCATTTCTTTATTGACAGTCACTGCtccctttattttacttttcaccaCTTGGGGAAATGCTACAATAAAAATCTTCATACAAATATCTTGTGTTATTCAAGTTTATGCTCACTTGCTGTTGTAACGAACACTCTAAAAATCTCACCAGCTTACCACAACAAGAGTTTGTTTCTAGCTCACATCAGTCTGGTGCAAGTCAGGCTGTTACTATGAGTTTGCCTCCAATCGTGATTCAGGGGCTCCATCTTATGGTTTCCCTATCTCAGATCTCTTCATTTCCAGCAGTCAACACGGGAGAGAGCTTGGAAGACAAGGAAAGGTTTATGACAAAGACTGGATGTATGTTAGGACACTTCTGCCCAGATTCCACTGGCTACAACCCAATCATGAGGTCCCAAACTgattgcaagggaggctgggaaatgcagtCTTCCTGTGTGCCCGAACAGGAAGTGGATGAACATTTAGtcaattttgcaaatatttttatatacagtaagtcccctacatatgaacgagttccgttccgagagcgcattcgttaagtccaatttgtttgtaagtccaacaaggttagcctaggtacccaattaacacaatcggctatatagtactgtactgtaataggtttataatacttttcagacaaataacaaaaaacaaacacaaaaaataaaacatttttaatcttacagtacagtaccttgagaagtacagtagtacagtacaacagctggcatacaggggctggaatcgagtgaacaggcaagaagagttactgactggaggagggagaggaggtgggagacggtagagctgaaggatcgtcagcaataggagacagagagcaagctgcaatttcactcacgcctgacgtggatggcacaggttctggttccgtGATGGATTCAATTCTACCTACCttcttgcttctggacatcctgggcttgaaataaagatactatactactgtactctatacagtactgtacagtaaagtacccaaaagcacaaccacttgaaGAGGATGtacacacgtgacaatgtaccccagacacgtgaactaacttacgtgattggacacgcgaatgcacgttcgcatctttgaaagttcacaacttgaaggttcatatgtaggggccTTACTGTATGGTGGCTTTACTCCAGAGGATATATTTCTGGACTGAAATTTCTGGGCTGTGAAATTCTATATAATGTGTGTATGTCTATCACTTCGCAAAAAAGGCCATGATAACTCCTATTTCTGTCAGCAAAGTAGGAATATTCAGCACCTTTCTTGCTTTTCTAAATCTCCCTTCCAGAGGTACTAAAAGACTAGAAACTCCATTGACCAGATTCCTGTGTCAACAGGGTCCTGGTTTAACTTCCACCAATGAGAGGCACTCTCACTGAAACTAGAAAAGGTGAAGAAAGCAAGCAGCCTTTATTTCATTCTAACATGTTGACACTTGGCAGAAATGGCCTGTATAGTTGCTTCCAGGTGACATCCTGCATTCTGCAGAGATCACTGGCAGGGGCTTTCCCTGAAATTCCTGCACTACCGGATTTTCTGAAAGCCAGCAATGATTTCTCCTGACTTGTTCACTCAGTCTTTCTAACAGTTTAGTGAACATCTCATTTCTTGTATAAAACCTCTTCCTActtgaaatatttaaagcaatttgTTTCCAGACTAAGTACTAACATATACATCAACCTAGCATTTGTCTTTTATCTTTGTTTATGACCCATTTTTTCccacatataattttttaattcttatatttcaaatatatttatgttttatgttatagCTGTGGTGTTGCTGCTTCCCAAGCCTTAGTTAACATAAATATTCTATAAAACGTCTAATTTCTATCTTTTATAGTTAAATCATTAATTCATCTGGAGTTTACTTTTGCATGTGTTGTGACTGCTAGtatcatttattaaattaatcctgttttctcacccaaccgaAATATCATCATCTTTGTCCCAAATATCTTGATCTATTTCTAGGCCACCTAGTCTATTCCAGTGATCTGTTTACTTTCCTGAGCAATGCCATACCGTGTTGATTGCtgtgattttataaaatattttaacaactgtTTTATAAATCTAAATTCAAAAGAGACCATCTAACACAATAACTTGTGCTACCAGGTTAACTCAGTTGTACATAAACtcagaataaaatttatttttctatgtctgtgcacATATTTGAACTTTCTACAAATATTAGTAACAGAAACATCTGAATGCTTGGCTAAAATAAGGGAGCAATGACCAATCCTCACCTGATTCCAAATGTTGGAGGAGGAGTAGCCTCACTCTTCTGATTGCTTTCATAATAAGTGAATGTtataaaattgaatttgtaaagTGACATTATCCTAATCAAATACTACTTCTGTCATTCACATATACTTTACATATAAGACTATAAAGGACTCTATCTAAGAATTTGTTTAGAGAGGCGCAGTCAAGATGGCTGTGTGGGGAGACGAAGAggtagcgtctccccacaactagggcgcctgccGGCCGCTGGTGGAGAACTCTGATGCCCAAGAAGACgcgaggaaccccaaagtgaactggTAGGATGAAGGGGGACTGAGgcgggaggagaagtggaggccagacaggatcggcaCCCCTGAAGCTGGGGAGatgaggagaggcaggcaggagggcccCTCCAGGAGGAACGGGAGAGGAGTGGAGAGGTTGATTGCCCCGCCCACttgggccaggggagcctgctgagctcccaggctgctCCCCTTCCCTCCAAGGTCCACCCCACACAACCGAATTGGTCCTGTGGGCATagaagggaggccagggagatcaggagaggcaggcggcaCGGGCCCTTGCAagctggaggagcaggagaggagaggagggcgtttgccccacctactcaagcccaggaagcctgctgggctcccaggtgaggtcccctgccctctgagaccaggacTGGGAGGCACGCCTGGggcccttctgttccttgagcctaagccccaccccccatagcccccagggccttttccagccctgcgggtcctgagcattggccccgcccaccacccaaaactcgtccttgcttaggccccgccctccacagccaaggcctccccccccttcttttttcttttcttttccctcctcctcttttttttactattgtggtactgacgtaccttccagttgttgattcatctatatttttatttttatattcttcctaacatatctgttagtttcccagtctaattttatttttactttgttactgttctttttttttttttccgccccATGCACATTgagggatcttggttcacgagccgGGGGGTTGGGccaaagctcctgcggtgggagctcagagtctgaaCCACTAGACTAACAGAGaaagaccccagggaatattcatcagagtgaggtctcacagagttcctcatctcagcaccaagacccagctctacccaacagcctaaaaataccagtgttggaagcctcaggacagtaagacaggaacacaatcccactcattaaaaaaaaaaaaaaaaaaaaaaaaaagacagcaaaaaaatatggcacagatgaaggagcaagataaaaacctacaagaccaaataaatgaacaggaaataggcaacctacctgaaaaagaattcagagtaatgatagtaaagatggtccagaatcttggaaatagaatggaggcacagactgagaacatacaagaaatgtttaacaaagatctagaagaactaaagaacacacaaacagagatgaacagcacaataactgaaataaaaatacactagaaggaatcaataacagaataactgaggcagaagaacaaataagtgagctggaagacaaaatggtagaaataactgccaaggagcagaataaagaaaaaagaatgaaaagaattgaagataatctcagagacctctgggacaacactaaacgcatcaacattcgaattataggggtcccagaagaagaagagaaaaagaaagggtctaagaaaatatttgaagagattatagtcgaaaacttccctaacatgggaaaggaaatagtcacccaagtccaggaaaaagagagtcccatacaggataaaccctaggaaaaacacaccaggacacatattaatcaaactaacaaaaattaaattcaagaaaaaaatattaaaagcagcaagggaaaaacaaaaaataacatacaaaggaatccccataaggttatcagctgagttttcagcagaaactctgcaggccagacgggagtggcaggatatacttaaagtgatgaaagagaaacctacaaccaagattactctacccagcaaggatctcattcagtttcgatggagaagtcaaaatcttttcagacaagcaaaagctaagagaattcagcaccacaaaaccagctttacagcaaatggtaaagaaacttctctaggcgggaaacgcaagaaaagaaaaggacccacaaaaacaaacccaaaacaattaagaaaatggtaataggaacacacatatagataataaccttgaatgtaaatggattaaatgtcccaaccaaaagacacagactggctgaatggatacaaaaacaagacctatatatatgttgtctacaagagacccacttcagaccttggaacacatacagactgaaagtgaagggatggaaaaagacattccatgcaaatggaaatcaaaagaaagctggagtagcaacattCGTAtgtgataaaatagactttaaaataaagactgttggggcttccctggtggcacagtggttaaaaatccacctgccaatgcaggggacacgggttcgagccctggtccgggaagatcccacatgctgtggagaaattaagcccatgttccacaactactgagcccgagtgccacaactactgaagcctgagagcctaaagcctgggctccgcaacaagagaagccaccgcaaggagaagcccgcgcaccgcaacgaagaggagcccccgctcgccacaactagagaaaagcccacgtgcagcaacgaagacccaccacagccaaaaataaaataaataaaataaataatttttttttaaattaataaataaataagctacaaggatacattgtacagcacagcacaaggaatatagccaatactttataataaccataaatggagtataatctctaAAAAgtttgaattactatgttgtacatctgaaactaatataatattgtaaatcaactatacatcaataaaaaaatgaatgctaAAAAAGAAGAGTTTGTTTATAAAATGGGTAACATTaccagtaatttttaaaactattggtCTAATACATAAACTTGTGCTGCTTTTAATATCATTCAACtgtttgtctgatttatttttcattaagatataattcacataccacagaGTTCTTCACCCTTTAAAGTTTCCAATTCAGTGGCTCTTAGTACATTCACAAAGTGTGCAGCAATCACCATTTTGTAATTCCTGtttgtctgattttcttttttattgtttaaaaaaatggaaaaccaaaAGTGTgattttcattcaataaatatcattTGATCCTTAGGCAGTTTTGTTGCAGAAAGTAAAGTCCATGATTTTAGAATGATAGTAGCAATTCATCAACCAAGTAATCAGTTTTCACACAGTTTCAATAACTGCAGCAATTTCCTTGAACTGTCTGTAGAAATTctggagagaaaggggaaaaacaatattaattttgcttttagagGCTATTTAAGTAGTTCTTTTAATTATATCTGACCAGCAGAGGCTCTAGAACATATTAAGTTTGCATTTTAATGTTACTTCCTCAACTATTATTATTCAAAAGTTACTATAGGAAACAAACAGGTGTAATTTGGTGCAAGCAAAAATACTACTGTAGAGTTGGATAATGAGctcataaataaactttttaaaagcatCCAACAAAGTTCTTTGTGATCACAACAGAAAGATTTATTAAATGCCCAGCACTGTCCTCAAcaataagactttaaaaaaatgacagattGGTTCCCAGGCTCTGAACCACTTTTAGTTCAGTGAAAGACTACATTTCAGGGTGATAAGGGCTGTCTTGTCAGTTATACTAAGAGAGACCCAACAATGACAGTAGCTTACATGGTAGAAGCTTATTTCTCTTCCAATTAAAAACTAAGCTGGTATGGTAATTCTCCTGTAGAAGTCATCAGATAAAACATCAGATAAAAAAAGGGATCaaattctgttttcctttcttaacCTCTACTTGCCGAGAAGTAGGAAGCAAATTTGATATACTCTAATGATTTACATCCTTGTATTTTCCCTCTTCTTTGGACTTAATTCTCTATTTTGCTACTTAAAAGAGTATCTGTATTTTGTTTTAACTCATATGTAAGTTTATTACGGAACGAAGGAGGAAGTaaccatttcttaaaaaatatatactcatGATCATAATTTCAGCTACTAGAAAGATAAAAGTCAAAAGCTCAAAGAATGCTCCTTGGCGCTCAGTCCTGTAATGTGACTAACAGGCTCTGTTTGCCTGGTTAGCTGTAAGCCACGTAAAAACTACCTTTAAAAGAGTTGCCCCATTTGTGATCTTTTTACTAtgagagaaaaattttaagaggTGTAATCAGCACCTGATCTGAGCACAAATGcggcaaagaaaaataaaaattaggccAGTATTATGAATTACAAAAGGACTGAAACCTATATTCCTTTTTGAAGTAGATTTGGTCTTTATATTCAGTTGAAAGCTACTCACATACCACAATACACtacatttatttcctttcaaCCAAGTCCTAATTTGCTTCCAAGGCACTATttagcattaaaaataatgaatctgTGACCCTTTTTTGTTCTACAGCAGACACTGCTGTTctaaaaaaaggaatcaaaaggAGAGAAAATCCTTAAAATGTAATTTGTAAAACAGAACTACAATATAACCCACAAAtctcacttctggatatatatccaaaggaaataaaatcactacctcaaaaagatatctgcactcccacattcaatgcagcattactcacaatagcaaggtatggaaacaacccaagtgtctgttgacagatggatggataaagaaattgtggtgtgtatatatacacaacagtatactattcatcctttaaaaagaaggaaatcctgctatttttgacaacatgggtgaacctggaggacattatgctaactaaaataagccagacacagaaagacaatactgcatgatctcacttatatgtggaatctaaaaaaattggaATTCATGGTAACAGAGAGTATGCTATAAGAAAGAATTCATATCTATTCACTCACCAAAGggatcaaaacaaaaacaaaactctaagGCCAGTTAAACTAGCCAAAGACAAAGCATTTCCCTGTATGTAcattgaaaagaaaatgatttctcaTCCACCCCCTTTCTTGCTTATAGAAAAGAGGtagaataataatatatataatattggatactaaaaataataataataatatatataacatgattCTATAAATAAACTATTGAGTTACTCTAATCCCTAGCAGATAAAATTAGCCATCAAGTACTAGTGGTCTGATCTACATTTTGTAAACATTATTAGTCAGACAATTCAGGGTCAATACTGTTCAAAGGTAAGATTCATTTAGCTTAATCACTCTTGAATATTAAGCCTAAGAAGAATAAAACAGTTAAATGCAAAGTAAATATCCTGCTAGAAAAGATGCAAATTTCTTAAACACACTCACAGATGAGTCCTTGAAAGTGATGGAGTGTCAGTATACAAATTCAGCATATTATATTGAAaacattgaaaataatttatcaaattCCCAAATAAAGCAAATCCAGATCTTTTGTAAGTAAAGCACATCCAAACAAttgcaaataaaaagttaaaattttctcttaaaaaagattttatctttttaagcaGTAATTACAGAACAATGGCTAAAACTGAATGAGTTATATCACAAACCTGAAACTGTGGAATTGTCATTTCGAAGGACTTGTTCTTTACTTGGCCTGAAGGATCTGCCACTTTGAGTATCACTGCAACATAAGGATACTTAAGTGACCTGCAGCTGTCTGAGCTCACAGCCATACCCAGCTTCCACTGAAAATCTATGAGCTGTAATGAAACAGTACACAATACACCAGTTATAATATTGCCCTGAATGCAGATATTTATTCAATTTTACTGCTCTCATATTCAAGTTTTAATTTCAAGGCCagtcagaataaaagaaaatatcttcattttaataTTGCTAGGGGGATATAATAATCAAATgaacacagagagaggcaataaGGGATATAAACAGGGCTGGAAAACAACACTGTCATaattacaaaagggaaaaaaacaaaaacaaaagtctcCACCTGATGTGTTATGGAGGTAGATGTGGCAGtactggttttcttttcattttgctccAGTACTTAAGGGGACTCCAAACATTTTGGACCATCTCTTATCTCATTTTCCTGTTCCACATATGCCTTTCCCCATTCCACAACCCAAAAGTCCTAAAATGGAAGATGAGTTATATACCATCTTCATATTTGATTGAGGCATACATGGGAACCATACCAGTTTCTTTCCTCACCACAGTCCTTGACCTGAAACCTTACACTAGCATAAATACTGGGGAAGGTGGTTTTAGATTTCATCACTGTTGATGGATACCTGCCACGTGATGTGCTATGCAGTTTACATGTATTTAATGCCTCACTGAATCATCATAACATTATAggctattatttccattttgcaggtgaCAAAACTGAATTTCAGAGAGCTTACATAATATGCACAAGGTCACACATTTCTGGACTCATAACTGAAACCAAAGTCTGTTTGACTCCAATGATTACATGCTTATTGACTACTGGCTGCCTCATTACCTCCTAGCTAATTCTTTTCAATGATTGTTCAGTGTTGCCATGGCATAAAACAGGACTGGATAAATGCAGCCCTTAATACTGAGTTTAAAACATAAGACAATAAATGGAGGAATTTTGTGTCTTGTTCCTAAAGCTTCAGAAGATATGTAGTACCTAGCAGGCACTCACAAAAAGTACCTGTCTATTGACTGATACCTTTTGCTACCAAATGAATGCTTACTGGGCAAATAGCTTTACGtattaataaaaaacatttttataaaatgtgggATTAGTGTAAGGACCAAAATTTCCTCCTGTCTTCAGACTGGCGGTAGACGAACCAGCTACAGCATGAAGGCCAGGCTGGTCCTGATAAAAGGTTAACATCTTTGATAAGTGAAAAGATTGTATAGgtactttttaaatgaaagtttCCCATACAAAAATAGAGAAAGGATAGTAGGTTAATAAGAAAAGAACTACAAACAGCTAATAAGCATATGGAAAggaaacagggaaatgcaaatttaaaccacaaagagataccactacacacctaccaaaatggcaaaattttaagtCTGATGATTCTAAAACTGGCAAGAAAGGATGTATCACAGTGCTGTTGATGGAAGTCTAAATTGGGCCAATCTTTCGGAAAATTGGCTTTACTTAAACTGCAGTTAAGCATATCCAGTGATCCG
This portion of the Eschrichtius robustus isolate mEscRob2 chromosome 18, mEscRob2.pri, whole genome shotgun sequence genome encodes:
- the COMMD6 gene encoding COMM domain-containing protein 6; translated protein: MEGCSEPQLDAKAKVTNQLIDFQWKLGMAVSSDSCRSLKYPYVAVILKVADPSGQVKNKSFEMTIPQFQNFYRQFKEIAAVIETV